One part of the Enterococcus sp. DIV1094 genome encodes these proteins:
- a CDS encoding Nif3-like dinuclear metal center hexameric protein has product MAIKAQEFIKKFESYCPQWLAEEGDPVGLHIGTLDKPIERVMMTLDVRPEVVAEAIEKKIDLLIAKHPPIFRPVKRLITDSPQEKMYADLLKHDIAVYAAHTNMDIIEDGLNDWFCEKLGLDVTGYLVKTHEQGYKKLISYLPVDDAPSLRAALAKAGAGEQGVYDSTSFTSVGQGRFRPKAGANPTIGEVGRPEQVQEAKVEVIFPESIEKNVLEAMFAAHPYEEPAFDLFSIDAPVKTWGLGRIGELPLEQSLDDFAEQVKEVFQLDGLRVVRPTTNPQKMIKRVAICGGSGEKFYPAALAQGADVYITGDIYFHTAQDMQSAGLAAIDPGHYIESLCKEKFVEKFESWKKEENWQVDFFVSETSTNPFEFK; this is encoded by the coding sequence ATGGCCATCAAAGCGCAAGAGTTCATCAAAAAATTTGAAAGTTATTGTCCACAATGGTTAGCAGAAGAAGGCGATCCTGTGGGGTTGCATATCGGTACTTTGGATAAACCAATCGAACGTGTCATGATGACATTAGACGTCCGTCCAGAAGTTGTTGCTGAAGCCATTGAGAAAAAAATCGATCTTTTGATTGCCAAGCATCCGCCAATCTTTCGACCAGTCAAACGCTTGATCACTGATTCTCCGCAAGAGAAAATGTATGCTGATTTGTTAAAGCATGATATTGCTGTTTATGCGGCGCATACGAATATGGATATTATCGAAGATGGCTTAAATGATTGGTTTTGCGAAAAACTAGGACTTGACGTAACCGGCTATCTTGTCAAAACGCATGAACAAGGTTATAAAAAATTGATCAGTTATCTGCCAGTCGACGATGCCCCAAGTTTAAGGGCTGCTTTAGCCAAAGCAGGTGCAGGTGAACAAGGCGTATACGACAGTACAAGTTTTACTTCTGTTGGACAAGGTCGTTTCCGACCAAAAGCAGGGGCAAACCCAACAATTGGTGAAGTGGGTCGTCCCGAACAAGTCCAAGAAGCAAAAGTTGAAGTGATTTTCCCAGAATCAATTGAAAAAAATGTTTTAGAAGCGATGTTTGCAGCGCATCCTTACGAGGAACCAGCCTTTGATCTATTCTCGATCGATGCCCCAGTCAAAACATGGGGACTTGGTCGTATTGGTGAATTACCATTGGAACAATCATTGGATGATTTTGCTGAACAGGTGAAAGAAGTCTTTCAACTAGACGGTTTACGTGTGGTTCGACCAACAACAAATCCGCAAAAAATGATCAAACGCGTGGCAATCTGTGGCGGTAGTGGGGAGAAATTTTATCCCGCAGCGCTAGCACAAGGCGCAGATGTCTATATTACGGGGGATATTTATTTCCATACCGCACAAGACATGCAAAGTGCCGGATTGGCGGCAATCGATCCTGGTCATTATATCGAATCATTATGCAAAGAAAAATTTGTTGAAAAGTTTGAGAGTTGGAAAAAAGAAGAGAATTGGCAGGTTGACTTTTTTGTTTCAGAAACATCAACCAATCCATTTGAATTTAAATAA
- a CDS encoding tRNA (adenine(22)-N(1))-methyltransferase, with protein sequence MNHTDLSKRLETVGRFVPDAARLADIGSDHAYLPVALMLKGKIDYAVAGEVVKGPFESAKRQVMKNGLADRIEVRLANGLDAIEKKDQINAITIAGMGGSLIRDILEAGRQNQRISGEERLILQPNIGEKTLRTWLKENNYQIIAEEILEENKKIYEVIVAEKKEQTIDYSKKELMFGPHLLAEKNEIFLAKWQRELKQREVILEQLKNASEKNRRETIQQEVDWIKEVL encoded by the coding sequence ATGAATCACACAGATTTATCGAAACGTCTTGAAACTGTCGGACGTTTCGTACCAGATGCTGCTCGTCTAGCAGATATCGGTTCAGATCATGCTTATTTGCCTGTTGCATTAATGCTAAAAGGTAAAATCGACTATGCGGTAGCCGGAGAAGTCGTTAAAGGACCTTTTGAATCAGCGAAACGACAAGTGATGAAAAATGGATTGGCAGATCGGATCGAGGTACGCTTAGCCAATGGATTAGATGCAATCGAAAAGAAAGATCAAATCAATGCGATCACGATTGCAGGAATGGGTGGTTCTCTGATTCGTGACATCTTGGAAGCTGGGCGACAAAATCAGCGAATATCTGGTGAGGAACGTTTGATCTTACAGCCTAACATTGGGGAGAAAACCTTGCGAACATGGCTAAAGGAAAACAACTACCAAATTATTGCAGAAGAGATCCTCGAAGAAAATAAAAAAATCTATGAGGTCATCGTAGCAGAAAAGAAAGAGCAAACGATCGATTATTCGAAAAAAGAGTTGATGTTTGGTCCACACTTACTCGCAGAGAAAAACGAAATATTTTTAGCAAAGTGGCAACGTGAGTTGAAACAACGTGAAGTGATCTTAGAGCAGTTAAAAAATGCGAGTGAAAAAAACAGACGGGAGACGATCCAGCAAGAAGTGGATTGGATCAAGGAGGTTTTATAG
- a CDS encoding lipoprotein, whose translation MKAILTGLVAAGLLFTLTGCGNEEGSTGSIDSINAESTVETDSSTEQKQSVFTGTIESFGEAEGDVYQITIKDVKEIEDPANIGSSFSNDGVILNASVDQITGGVDSLKEGEKVEFKLVEMAVMTMSIPPQVPGNSIIEITVQ comes from the coding sequence ATGAAAGCTATTTTAACTGGTCTAGTTGCTGCCGGTCTCTTATTTACATTGACAGGCTGTGGTAACGAAGAAGGAAGTACAGGTTCAATCGATTCGATCAATGCAGAATCGACAGTGGAAACAGATAGTTCTACCGAACAAAAACAAAGTGTATTTACTGGTACGATCGAAAGCTTCGGTGAAGCTGAAGGTGATGTTTATCAAATCACCATCAAAGATGTAAAAGAAATAGAAGATCCAGCGAATATTGGTTCTTCATTCAGCAATGATGGCGTGATCTTGAATGCCTCAGTGGATCAAATCACTGGTGGTGTCGATTCCTTGAAAGAAGGAGAAAAAGTCGAATTCAAATTAGTCGAAATGGCAGTTATGACAATGTCGATCCCGCCACAAGTTCCTGGGAATTCGATCATCGAGATCACTGTTCAATAA
- the dnaI gene encoding primosomal protein DnaI, with product MEDVGKELKKIISKRNYQEKYSEMIAEVLNDADVQAFLSAHQDRLTQADIEKSYAKLYEYVQEKRKYQTNDPTMIAPGYEPKLTLNFHYVDVTYVPTEALLARQKQEEIKSRVKAMDMPKDIQSASFENFERTDGRGYASLEALDFVEQYSADPKSFHKGLYLVGSFGIGKTYLLGATAKELAIKGFTTTLVHFPTFAVEMKQAIGKDQVAEKLDAVKKSPILMIDDIGADAMSSWIRDEVFGVILQYRMQEQLPTFFSSNFTMNELEQHLTVTQRGDEEPLKAKRIMERIRYLTKEIEMTGRNRRNG from the coding sequence ATGGAAGATGTGGGAAAAGAACTGAAGAAAATCATCAGTAAACGCAACTACCAAGAAAAATATTCCGAGATGATTGCTGAAGTTTTGAATGATGCGGATGTTCAAGCCTTTCTGTCAGCCCATCAAGACCGATTGACTCAAGCAGATATCGAAAAAAGTTATGCCAAACTTTATGAATACGTACAGGAAAAAAGGAAATATCAAACAAATGACCCAACCATGATCGCTCCAGGATATGAACCTAAATTGACTTTGAATTTCCATTACGTCGATGTGACGTATGTACCGACAGAAGCACTTTTAGCTCGTCAAAAACAAGAAGAAATCAAGAGTCGTGTCAAAGCAATGGATATGCCAAAAGACATCCAGTCTGCTTCCTTTGAAAACTTCGAACGAACAGATGGACGTGGATATGCCAGCTTAGAAGCATTAGACTTTGTTGAACAATACTCAGCTGATCCTAAAAGCTTCCATAAGGGATTATACTTGGTGGGCAGTTTTGGTATCGGGAAAACCTATCTTTTAGGCGCAACAGCAAAAGAATTGGCGATCAAAGGGTTTACGACCACGTTGGTTCATTTCCCAACGTTTGCAGTTGAAATGAAGCAAGCGATCGGCAAAGACCAAGTGGCGGAAAAATTGGATGCTGTGAAGAAATCACCGATCTTGATGATCGATGATATCGGAGCAGATGCAATGAGCAGTTGGATTCGTGATGAAGTTTTTGGCGTGATCCTACAATACCGCATGCAAGAACAATTACCAACTTTCTTTTCATCAAACTTCACGATGAACGAATTAGAACAGCATTTGACTGTGACACAACGTGGCGATGAAGAACCATTGAAAGCAAAACGGATCATGGAACGGATCCGCTATTTAACAAAAGAGATCGAAATGACAGGACGAAATCGCCGAAATGGCTAA
- a CDS encoding replication initiation and membrane attachment family protein: MENAWKELQPKNIYQGRKSSPLKEEGKSALLSLYQPLIGGEALSLYLTLYSEISLETGTGPESLHADLLSSLSCGLPQFYEARKKLEGIGLLEVYFKNDESLGSCFLYELLEPMDVTAFFNDTLLSFLLLEKVGERRFSQLTKLFEPKNLSHEGYQKVTKKFLDVYRFNETVYAANQEQVESIQQRFTPSETKSLIEESSSFDWTFLTDWLKKQHINQLNEEVLQQVKMYQQLYGFDELTLGELILQSFDFTTAEVSLKELQRIVLVRQQQQRTSQQADSTLDPEEPPEMSTAVNQALPSAAQQLIQVARQTPPMRYLEAIKKEKGGYVSKQENWLLQDLVSQSGLSSGVINILINYVLVIKNHASLNASFVNTIANEWAQKKINTPEEAIEHLHTLKTKAKQPKTTKQNNSSNYRRNVRREKLPDWVNQPKDETQISTEKKAEIDRRFKEYLAKKEGES, from the coding sequence TTGGAAAATGCGTGGAAAGAATTACAACCGAAAAATATTTACCAAGGAAGAAAAAGCAGTCCTTTGAAAGAAGAAGGAAAGTCTGCCTTGTTATCCCTTTACCAACCTTTGATCGGCGGAGAAGCGTTGAGTCTGTACTTGACGTTATACTCTGAGATCTCGTTAGAAACTGGGACAGGTCCAGAAAGCTTACATGCTGATCTATTGAGCAGTTTGAGTTGTGGCTTACCACAATTTTATGAAGCACGAAAGAAATTAGAAGGAATCGGTCTTTTAGAAGTTTATTTCAAAAACGATGAAAGCTTAGGCAGTTGTTTTCTTTATGAGCTGTTAGAACCGATGGATGTGACCGCCTTTTTCAACGATACGTTACTTTCTTTTTTACTTCTAGAAAAAGTCGGTGAACGTCGTTTTAGCCAATTGACCAAGTTATTCGAACCAAAAAATCTTTCGCATGAAGGGTATCAAAAAGTCACTAAAAAGTTTTTGGACGTGTATCGGTTCAATGAAACAGTCTATGCAGCAAATCAAGAACAAGTGGAATCGATCCAACAAAGATTCACACCAAGTGAAACAAAATCACTGATCGAAGAGTCTAGCTCGTTTGACTGGACGTTTTTGACTGATTGGTTGAAGAAACAACATATCAACCAATTGAACGAAGAAGTCCTTCAACAAGTCAAAATGTATCAGCAGCTCTATGGTTTTGATGAGCTGACTTTAGGAGAACTGATTTTACAGTCCTTTGATTTTACAACAGCAGAAGTGTCTTTAAAAGAACTCCAAAGAATCGTCTTAGTACGCCAGCAACAACAACGTACATCACAGCAAGCAGACAGCACCTTAGATCCGGAGGAACCGCCTGAAATGAGTACGGCAGTCAATCAAGCTTTACCTAGTGCGGCACAACAATTGATCCAAGTGGCACGACAAACCCCACCAATGCGTTATCTCGAAGCGATAAAAAAAGAAAAAGGCGGGTACGTCTCTAAACAAGAAAATTGGCTGTTGCAAGATCTAGTTTCACAATCCGGTTTATCTAGCGGTGTTATCAATATTTTGATCAACTACGTATTAGTCATCAAGAATCATGCAAGCTTAAATGCGAGCTTTGTCAATACGATTGCGAATGAGTGGGCGCAAAAAAAGATCAACACCCCTGAAGAAGCCATCGAACATCTTCATACCTTGAAGACAAAGGCGAAACAACCGAAGACGACCAAACAAAACAATTCCTCAAATTATCGACGCAATGTCCGAAGAGAAAAATTACCAGATTGGGTCAATCAACCGAAAGACGAAACACAAATCAGTACAGAGAAAAAAGCCGAGATCGATCGTCGCTTTAAAGAGTATCTGGCTAAAAAGGAAGGTGAGAGCTAA
- the nrdR gene encoding transcriptional regulator NrdR: MRCPRCQHNNSRVIDSRQADDGRAIRRRRECEKCSFRFTTFERIEAAPLLVIKKNGEREEFNRDKILRGLIRSAEKRPVAMEQMEQIVNHVENRVRSLGENEVSTNLIGEYVMEDLVNLDEIAYIRFASVYRQFKDMSVFLKELQDIVDKAKDTSNNENDA, translated from the coding sequence ATGAGATGTCCAAGATGTCAACACAACAATTCAAGAGTGATCGATAGTCGCCAAGCGGACGATGGTCGAGCAATAAGAAGACGCCGCGAGTGCGAAAAATGTTCCTTCCGCTTTACTACCTTTGAACGAATCGAAGCAGCACCACTATTGGTCATCAAGAAAAATGGTGAACGTGAAGAATTTAATCGTGATAAGATTTTACGAGGCCTGATCCGTTCGGCTGAAAAACGGCCTGTTGCGATGGAGCAAATGGAACAAATCGTCAACCATGTAGAAAATCGAGTAAGAAGTCTTGGCGAAAATGAAGTTTCAACGAATCTGATTGGCGAATATGTCATGGAAGATTTAGTAAACTTAGATGAAATCGCCTATATTCGTTTTGCAAGTGTGTATCGTCAGTTCAAAGATATGTCTGTCTTTTTAAAAGAGCTGCAAGATATTGTCGATAAAGCAAAAGATACAAGCAATAACGAAAATGACGCGTAA
- a CDS encoding CsbD family protein codes for MGTFKNQKDKVVGSAKEKIGEIFHKEDLLEKGQIQAEEGKIREDEYRARIAELEDQHAEKESKRQDLTKERQDPEEIREENQDPQMDHRSTEQKIEEERMKRYTGIEEKL; via the coding sequence ATGGGTACATTCAAAAACCAAAAAGACAAGGTAGTAGGTTCTGCGAAAGAAAAAATTGGCGAGATTTTCCATAAAGAAGACTTGCTGGAAAAAGGACAGATCCAAGCGGAAGAAGGGAAGATCCGTGAAGATGAGTACCGTGCTAGAATTGCTGAATTAGAAGATCAACATGCTGAAAAAGAGTCAAAACGACAAGATTTGACTAAAGAACGTCAAGATCCTGAAGAAATTCGTGAAGAAAACCAAGACCCCCAAATGGATCATCGCTCAACAGAACAAAAGATCGAAGAAGAGCGTATGAAACGATACACCGGCATTGAAGAAAAGCTGTAA
- the coaE gene encoding dephospho-CoA kinase (Dephospho-CoA kinase (CoaE) performs the final step in coenzyme A biosynthesis.): MSETKNTQVGFVLGLTGGIATGKSTAAAVFQQYGFPVIDADQVAREVVEPDTPGLQALVQAFGKEILQKDGQLDRQKLGQLIFGSATAREQLNQVLDPFIRGKITEEIVKNKATHPLVIVDIPLLFEGHYDAQMDAVAVVYIPESQQIDRLMARNQLTKQEAEQRVKSQLSIEEKKRRADIVFDNRQTKEDLSDEIKKWLSFNRFL; the protein is encoded by the coding sequence ATGTCAGAAACTAAGAATACCCAAGTAGGATTTGTGTTAGGGTTGACCGGTGGGATAGCGACAGGGAAAAGTACTGCGGCGGCTGTATTTCAGCAATATGGTTTTCCGGTGATCGATGCAGATCAAGTGGCAAGAGAAGTCGTTGAACCAGATACACCTGGACTCCAGGCGCTGGTTCAAGCTTTTGGAAAAGAAATACTGCAAAAGGATGGTCAATTAGATCGGCAAAAACTTGGCCAATTGATTTTTGGTTCTGCGACCGCTCGTGAGCAATTGAATCAAGTATTGGATCCATTTATCCGCGGGAAAATCACTGAAGAAATCGTGAAGAACAAAGCAACACATCCGTTGGTGATAGTTGATATTCCATTGTTATTTGAGGGACATTATGATGCTCAAATGGATGCTGTTGCAGTCGTTTATATTCCCGAATCTCAACAAATCGACCGATTGATGGCACGGAATCAACTAACGAAACAAGAAGCAGAACAACGGGTCAAAAGTCAATTATCCATTGAGGAAAAGAAACGTCGCGCAGATATTGTATTCGATAATCGTCAAACAAAAGAAGATTTATCGGACGAAATCAAAAAATGGTTGTCGTTTAATCGCTTTCTTTGA
- the mutM gene encoding DNA-formamidopyrimidine glycosylase produces the protein MPELPEVETVRKGLEKLVKNKKIKNVQVLWPRIIEQPEVPIFEATLVGETIEAIGRRGKFLIFHLSHYDMISHLRMEGKYQYVENDEPIDKHTHVIFSFEDGSQLRYHDVRKFGRMTIVEKGASNTYKGILKLGPEPLPDLFLLKDFTLGLQKSHKAIKPLLLDQKLVTGLGNIYVDEALWEAKIHPEQPADSLRPKEIKLLRQAIIDVLSRAVEAGGTTIRSYLNALGESGSFQVALHVYGQTGELCVRCQTPIVKTKVAQRGTHYCPTCQKLRIPK, from the coding sequence ATGCCCGAATTACCAGAAGTTGAAACGGTCCGCAAAGGATTAGAGAAATTAGTGAAAAACAAAAAAATCAAAAACGTCCAAGTGTTGTGGCCGAGAATCATTGAACAACCAGAGGTACCGATTTTTGAAGCAACCTTAGTTGGTGAAACTATCGAAGCAATCGGTCGTAGAGGGAAATTTTTGATTTTTCATTTAAGTCATTATGACATGATCTCTCATTTACGTATGGAAGGAAAGTATCAATACGTTGAAAACGATGAACCAATCGATAAACATACACATGTGATTTTTTCTTTTGAAGATGGCAGCCAATTGCGTTACCACGATGTCCGGAAATTTGGTCGTATGACGATTGTGGAAAAAGGTGCGAGCAATACGTATAAAGGAATCTTGAAATTAGGTCCAGAACCTTTACCAGATTTATTTTTATTGAAAGATTTCACTTTAGGTCTACAAAAATCACATAAAGCCATTAAACCATTATTACTTGATCAAAAACTTGTTACTGGTCTTGGAAATATCTATGTAGATGAAGCGTTATGGGAAGCGAAGATCCACCCAGAACAACCCGCAGATTCTTTACGTCCTAAAGAAATCAAGCTGCTTCGTCAAGCAATCATCGATGTGTTATCTCGAGCAGTTGAAGCTGGTGGCACAACGATCCGAAGTTATCTCAATGCGTTAGGAGAATCCGGTAGTTTTCAAGTAGCGTTACATGTTTATGGTCAAACAGGCGAGTTGTGTGTGCGTTGTCAAACACCAATCGTGAAAACGAAAGTTGCGCAAAGGGGGACGCACTATTGTCCAACATGTCAGAAACTAAGAATACCCAAGTAG
- the polA gene encoding DNA polymerase I produces the protein MTKNKLLLVDGNSVAFRAFFALHNSLERFKNRNGLHTNAIYAFHNMFENVMQKEQPTHVLVAFDAGKTTFRTEMYAEYKGGRSKTPGEFKEQMPYIRELLTGLGVKYYELPNYEADDIIGTLAEKVDKEKFDVVVLSGDRDLTQLASKEIKVDITVKGVSDIESYTPEHVAEKYNGLTPNQIIDMKGLAGDASDNIPGVTKIGEKTAIKLLNQYGSVEGIYEHIDEMKQSKMKENLINDKEQAFLSKKLATIDTDAPVEVDIDSLAYQGKDLEKLVPFFKEMDFKQFLAKLDVVEEQAEMKDILFEVVHEYDESMFQTNMALYVEMMGDNYHTEDIVGVAWGTSEKIYVTNDLAIFENEAFLSWIEDKTRLKNVYDAKRTYVALNRYATKLQGIDFDVLLGAYLLDTNEKSDDIEGVATHYGYHDIQSDEAIYGKGAKKGLPEDEEVFFAHLARKVSAINGLTPKLSQELAEKNQEDLFRKMELPLSIILAEMEISGIKVDATRLQEMKIEFSDRLREIEQKIYEEAGEEFNLNSPKQLGVILFEKMGLPVIKKTKTGYSTAVDVLEQLREQAPIVDDILIYRQIAKIQSTYVEGLLKVIQSDGKVHTRYVQTLTQTGRLSSVDPNLQNIPIRLDEGRKIRQAFVPRDKDWLIYSSDYSQIELRVLAHISDDEHLKAAFLEGQDIHSSTAMRVFGIEKAEDVTPNMRRQAKAVNFGIVYGISDYGLSQNLGITRKAAQQYIDTYFEKYPGVKEYMERIVREAKDQGFVETLYHRRRYLPDINSRNYNIRSFAERTAINTPIQGSAADILKIAMIELDKRLKESNLQATMLLQVHDELVFEVPESELEMLDKLVSEVMEQAVALHVPLITDSSWGKTWYEAK, from the coding sequence ATGACAAAAAATAAATTATTACTCGTTGACGGAAATAGTGTGGCATTTCGTGCATTCTTTGCGCTGCACAATTCGTTGGAACGTTTTAAAAATCGTAATGGGTTACACACAAACGCTATTTATGCCTTTCATAATATGTTTGAGAACGTCATGCAAAAAGAACAGCCGACGCATGTTTTGGTTGCTTTTGATGCAGGAAAAACAACATTTCGAACAGAGATGTATGCAGAGTACAAAGGTGGACGTTCAAAAACACCGGGAGAATTCAAAGAACAAATGCCTTATATCCGTGAACTTTTAACTGGACTAGGCGTGAAATATTACGAGCTGCCAAACTATGAGGCGGATGATATCATCGGGACCTTAGCAGAAAAAGTAGATAAAGAAAAATTTGATGTGGTTGTCTTATCAGGTGACCGAGATTTGACACAGCTGGCATCAAAAGAAATCAAAGTCGATATCACAGTGAAAGGTGTAAGTGATATTGAAAGCTATACGCCAGAACACGTAGCAGAAAAATACAATGGACTTACACCAAATCAGATCATCGATATGAAAGGGTTAGCAGGTGATGCTTCAGATAATATCCCTGGTGTAACTAAAATCGGTGAAAAAACAGCAATCAAGCTGTTGAACCAATATGGCTCAGTAGAAGGGATCTATGAGCATATCGACGAAATGAAACAAAGCAAGATGAAAGAAAATCTGATCAATGATAAAGAGCAAGCTTTCTTATCTAAAAAATTAGCAACGATCGATACCGATGCACCTGTGGAAGTCGATATTGACTCTCTTGCATACCAAGGGAAAGATTTGGAAAAGTTAGTGCCTTTCTTCAAAGAAATGGATTTCAAACAATTCCTTGCTAAATTAGATGTTGTCGAAGAACAAGCAGAAATGAAAGATATTTTGTTTGAAGTCGTCCATGAGTATGATGAAAGCATGTTCCAGACGAATATGGCTTTATATGTCGAAATGATGGGAGATAACTACCACACAGAAGACATCGTTGGTGTTGCTTGGGGAACATCAGAAAAAATCTATGTCACAAATGACTTAGCGATTTTTGAAAATGAAGCATTTCTTTCATGGATTGAAGATAAGACGCGTTTGAAAAATGTCTATGATGCGAAACGTACGTATGTAGCATTGAACCGCTATGCGACCAAACTACAAGGAATCGATTTCGATGTCTTATTAGGTGCTTACTTATTGGATACCAATGAGAAAAGTGACGACATTGAAGGTGTTGCTACGCATTATGGCTATCATGATATCCAGTCGGATGAAGCGATCTACGGAAAAGGCGCAAAGAAAGGATTGCCAGAAGATGAAGAAGTTTTCTTTGCTCACTTAGCACGGAAAGTTTCAGCAATCAATGGGTTGACTCCTAAACTAAGCCAAGAACTTGCAGAAAAAAATCAAGAGGATCTTTTCCGCAAAATGGAATTGCCTTTATCGATCATTTTAGCTGAAATGGAGATCAGCGGGATCAAAGTGGATGCCACACGTCTGCAAGAAATGAAAATCGAATTTTCAGATCGTTTACGAGAGATCGAGCAAAAAATCTATGAAGAAGCTGGTGAAGAGTTCAATCTGAACTCGCCAAAACAATTAGGTGTGATCCTGTTTGAAAAAATGGGTCTACCAGTGATCAAGAAAACGAAAACTGGCTATTCAACAGCTGTTGATGTCTTAGAACAATTACGTGAGCAAGCACCGATCGTGGATGATATTTTGATCTATCGTCAAATCGCTAAAATCCAATCGACCTATGTCGAAGGCTTGTTGAAAGTGATCCAATCGGATGGAAAAGTCCATACTCGTTACGTTCAGACATTGACACAGACAGGTCGTTTGAGTTCGGTCGATCCTAACTTGCAAAATATTCCGATCCGTTTGGATGAAGGGCGTAAGATCCGTCAAGCCTTTGTTCCGCGAGATAAAGATTGGTTGATTTATTCTTCTGACTATTCACAGATCGAATTACGTGTGTTGGCCCATATCTCAGATGATGAGCATCTAAAAGCTGCCTTTTTAGAAGGGCAAGATATCCACTCAAGTACTGCTATGCGTGTATTTGGGATTGAAAAAGCAGAAGATGTGACACCAAATATGCGTCGTCAGGCAAAAGCAGTCAACTTTGGTATCGTTTATGGTATCTCTGATTATGGTTTATCGCAGAATCTAGGGATCACTCGTAAAGCAGCACAACAATACATCGATACCTATTTTGAAAAGTATCCTGGTGTGAAAGAATATATGGAACGAATCGTTCGTGAAGCGAAAGATCAAGGTTTCGTGGAAACTTTATATCATCGCCGTCGTTATTTGCCGGATATCAATTCAAGAAACTATAACATTCGTTCATTTGCAGAACGTACAGCGATCAACACGCCGATTCAAGGAAGTGCGGCGGATATCTTGAAAATCGCCATGATCGAATTGGACAAACGCTTGAAAGAATCGAACCTCCAAGCGACGATGTTACTTCAAGTACACGATGAACTAGTATTTGAAGTGCCAGAGAGTGAATTGGAAATGTTAGATAAATTAGTGAGTGAAGTAATGGAACAGGCGGTCGCCTTACATGTCCCATTGATTACAGACAGCAGCTGGGGCAAAACATGGTATGAAGCCAAATAA
- a CDS encoding Bax inhibitor-1/YccA family protein, producing the protein MNNQIISNSINRFYAKVYGFLGIGLALSALTSYLAIQVFPYQVASFINNFPLGFMGLWIVQIILVLVLGTKAQKNPSLAIGGFVAYSLLNGLVLAVTLAFYDIGTITTAFISATGMFIGMSAIGMFTKKDLTGVGRAGMAALIGVIIAMVLNVFILRSSAVELFISLLLVVIFAGITAYDNQKIGNVYVQSNGQANSGVAVFLALQLYLDFINLFLAFLRIFGRNN; encoded by the coding sequence ATGAACAATCAAATTATTTCAAATAGTATCAACCGCTTTTATGCGAAAGTCTACGGATTTTTAGGAATCGGTCTAGCGTTAAGTGCGCTCACTTCTTATCTAGCGATCCAAGTCTTTCCATATCAAGTAGCAAGCTTTATCAACAACTTCCCATTAGGTTTTATGGGATTATGGATTGTCCAAATCATTTTGGTGTTAGTTTTAGGCACGAAAGCTCAAAAAAATCCAAGCTTAGCCATTGGCGGATTCGTCGCATATTCCTTGCTGAACGGTCTCGTTTTAGCTGTCACGTTAGCTTTCTATGATATTGGAACGATCACGACTGCTTTTATCTCAGCAACAGGGATGTTTATTGGGATGTCAGCGATCGGGATGTTTACGAAAAAAGATTTGACAGGTGTTGGTCGTGCGGGAATGGCAGCATTGATCGGTGTAATCATCGCGATGGTCTTGAATGTCTTTATCTTGAGAAGTAGTGCCGTTGAACTGTTTATCTCATTACTACTTGTAGTGATTTTTGCAGGGATCACAGCTTACGACAATCAAAAGATCGGTAATGTTTATGTCCAATCAAATGGGCAAGCAAATAGTGGCGTTGCCGTATTCTTAGCACTTCAACTATATCTTGATTTCATCAACTTGTTCTTAGCGTTCTTACGAATCTTTGGACGCAATAACTAA